The sequence TCGTTACTTTTCCAGTACCAACATTATACACCTCATTATCAAATAAATCCCCCTCAATCATCCTCAATATTATCTCAGCCACATCATTCACATACACAAAATCCCTAGTCTGCCAACCATCACCATAAATAACCAACGGCTCACCCCTCAAAGCCCTCTCAATAAAACCCGAAATAACACCAGCATAGGCAGGATTCTGACCAGGTCCATAGACGTTGAATAACCTCAGGATCACGTACCTAAAGCCATAAACCCTACTGAAGTTGCTAACCACGAGCTCGCCGAGGTACTTACTGAGGCCGTAGGGCGATAATGGGTCAATCGGGTGGTCCTCAGGAATTGGCAACTTGATTGGGTTTCCATAGACCGCCGCAGAGCTCAGGTAAATAATCCTGGCACCAGCCCTACCACACTCATGGACAACCCTCGCAGTACCAACCACATTATTCTCGATATAATCAACAGGCCTCTCCATCG is a genomic window of Vulcanisaeta souniana JCM 11219 containing:
- a CDS encoding NAD-dependent epimerase/dehydratase family protein, encoding MKILITGGAGFIGHNLAIYFISKGFDITVLDSLERSTDFAVNRLREHGIPIIKADVRSFSDCNGFDVVVHAAAYVSVPESMERPVDYIENNVVGTARVVHECGRAGARIIYLSSAAVYGNPIKLPIPEDHPIDPLSPYGLSKYLGELVVSNFSRVYGFRYVILRLFNVYGPGQNPAYAGVISGFIERALRGEPLVIYGDGWQTRDFVYVNDVAEIILRMIEGDLFDNEVYNVGTGKVTTINELARMIIEILGKSNIEIVHREERPGDIRHSYADNRKIKTKININFTSLEKGLKDLVLLYNNG